A single region of the Flavobacteriales bacterium genome encodes:
- a CDS encoding PH domain-containing protein has protein sequence MSGLLAIIIMFMVGVTIYLFVAEPMRGEVIAAAVINILAILLISGFYFNTYYTLNNEYLFYKSGIMKGKIKLENITEIEVGKTVWVGIKPATAGKGLRVKYKFGEIYISPKTNETFVQAISVFLPSLKIIHS, from the coding sequence ATGTCTGGGTTGTTGGCAATAATCATCATGTTTATGGTGGGTGTAACCATCTACTTATTTGTTGCAGAACCGATGAGGGGCGAGGTAATTGCTGCTGCGGTTATAAATATTTTGGCTATTTTGCTAATCTCGGGTTTTTATTTCAACACCTATTACACCCTCAATAATGAGTATCTCTTTTATAAAAGCGGAATTATGAAGGGGAAAATTAAATTGGAAAACATTACCGAAATTGAGGTAGGAAAAACGGTATGGGTAGGTATAAAACCTGCCACCGCCGGCAAAGGTTTAAGAGTAAAATACAAGTTTGGAGAAATCTATATTAGCCCCAAAACCAATGAAACATTTGTACAAGCAATCTCGGTTTTTTTACCATCCCTAAAAATTATACACTCATAG
- a CDS encoding aminopeptidase, translating to MKQLLVSVMLLVSLFSLQVLANADGSGDTLKNKKDGHYYFTVVKDIEANEVQNQNRTATCWSFSALSFMESEVMRLGKGKHKLSEMYIVRMAYLDKAEKYVRMQGTINFAQGGAFHDIPHVIKNYGIVPQEVYQGLNYGTEDHNHSEMAAVLKAMCDAIIQNKQGTLTTAWKAAIEGVLDAYLGKVPSEFKYQGKKYTPTSFAESLGLNMDDYVTLTSYTHHPFYSNFMLEVADNWGGGVVYNLPLNEFMQSINNSLTNGYSVAWASDVSEKGFSFKNGLAIVPTDESALTQTGQDNKHFNDAGADRRGNQFDSPGPEKTITQEMRQEAFDNYATTDDHGMHITGMVKDQNGTVYYIVKNSWGTKNDCDGYMYASTAYVQFKTMDVMVHKDALPKNIKDKLKL from the coding sequence ATGAAACAATTATTGGTATCGGTAATGTTGCTGGTTAGCCTATTCAGTTTGCAGGTTCTGGCAAACGCGGATGGTTCAGGAGACACGCTCAAAAACAAAAAGGATGGGCATTATTATTTTACGGTAGTAAAAGATATTGAGGCCAACGAGGTTCAAAATCAAAACAGAACGGCCACTTGCTGGAGCTTTAGTGCATTGTCGTTTATGGAAAGCGAGGTAATGCGTTTGGGCAAAGGAAAACACAAGTTGAGCGAAATGTATATCGTGCGGATGGCTTATCTTGATAAGGCGGAGAAATACGTTCGAATGCAAGGAACAATTAACTTTGCTCAAGGTGGAGCCTTTCACGACATACCCCATGTGATAAAAAACTACGGAATTGTTCCGCAAGAAGTATATCAGGGGCTCAACTATGGCACAGAAGATCATAACCATAGCGAAATGGCTGCAGTGCTAAAAGCGATGTGCGATGCCATTATTCAAAACAAACAAGGTACATTAACCACTGCTTGGAAAGCCGCTATTGAAGGTGTTTTGGATGCCTATTTGGGCAAAGTTCCATCGGAGTTTAAGTATCAAGGTAAAAAATATACTCCAACAAGTTTTGCCGAAAGTTTGGGACTAAACATGGATGATTATGTGACTCTTACATCCTATACGCACCATCCGTTTTATTCTAATTTTATGCTCGAGGTGGCCGACAATTGGGGAGGTGGAGTGGTGTATAATTTACCCCTAAATGAGTTTATGCAGAGCATTAACAACTCCCTTACCAACGGTTATTCTGTTGCTTGGGCGAGTGATGTTAGCGAAAAGGGTTTTTCGTTTAAAAACGGCTTGGCGATTGTGCCTACTGATGAAAGTGCTTTAACACAAACCGGACAAGACAATAAACACTTTAATGATGCAGGTGCCGATAGAAGGGGCAATCAATTCGATTCGCCGGGACCTGAAAAAACCATTACGCAAGAAATGAGACAAGAGGCGTTTGACAACTATGCCACCACTGATGACCACGGAATGCACATTACCGGAATGGTAAAAGATCAAAACGGAACGGTATATTACATCGTAAAAAACTCGTGGGGAACGAAGAATGACTGTGATGGTTATATGTATGCATCTACTGCCTATGTGCAGTTTAAAACAATGGATGTAATGGTTCATAAAGATGCCTTACCAAAAAACATTAAGGACAAATTGAAATTGTAA
- a CDS encoding gliding motility-associated C-terminal domain-containing protein: MIDKGYIGKVKAGFLCFLFSTIFSISAKSQCSSIYVTVDTNQACVPGIFEFVVHGYPAGASFEWDFGNGSVIQKDTYNLIQNTAANISLTLTVHLKSGAKCVKTYANIAKVHAKPDPQIQLSKSVLCSTNDSITLTDKTPLSVYRIWTIEGSNHGTSKSKFSTQFTSVGKKDLYLMVEDSFGCRAVKSFFEVVEVMPDPNLDLSGLNLKACINTPVSFSQNSSINNTDIKSILWSFAGGLPATSTSFSPKNIMYQKGGKYNVNLEIETKKGCKYSFQKTQFVEAIDTLILDVSLTDSKVCLPLDLAITIKNGSLDSEITWDVSGYEICLDSSLHRTRIYHYEKAGKYPVNITYKDKYCVSHYTHIIDAHRVDAKLYSNQHVDCKVPFEVKLINQSTSSDPGKISYLWTIRDSAGKFVTAANTTDFSFLIKDWGTYSVELEASQVNGCKDVQFQKEFIRALPMEINFFALPMHVCLNQETEMVNQTLKSSYRSDDYFLWYLYKNGDTSIMDSSRLFTPSFIASYDGKYDVLVKGWNSVGCTDELFVPEAFEVIHPTADFRVSEDTVCTNNFFELKSFVNPGNAIYTHGWTAYNQTEDTFTFGDYAYLSSTWIDKPGVYDIRYDISIKELCRDTAIKSAVLIVSDIKAEIDLPDTQTCRGVPFVPVAKTINYVYGNASKAEYYSWKITPDSGFVIDDKSKKAPTIKFNRNGEYVLRLIARNDHDCDDTAWSDTIHVGLHPQFKFHDSIVCAKTPFRFINNTDKFANKWFYNLSPNNSHFLSSLYKDSGTLVINKNGEYTLLLIASRDSLCFDTSTISLQVVSPVADFYALDSNLYCAPVYERFRSTSLYADTLFWDFGDGKRLKTDNPKVTTVYTENSGDLFPYTVSLIAKNKTGCADTMIKKNMITVKGPVVDFTVENIRGCEPLVVGLKGRTENVSKMYIDYGDGSDFGFNFNEKHTYKNHWRIIENQYKPIILVVDKNGCQNAVKSDSTIWVKPTPTAYIGVDDSVACGQLKMEYIYLGREASSWFWDFDGNGTPDSTTAYGKYLYQTPGKYNLTLINKNKFGCSDTATKLIHVVKAPAIQIGVDSFGCLTKLLDVADLSVVDTGVASRLWTIDYFGKISTRPDSSFSIQADYLGDILLKLEIADRAGCYSSDSLTIKVVDAKNQQPAEIEVVTVELDGSASIKVAPAVASYEKSELHKQNALGGFDLLTTSDVVLKFEKDLFAQTSLSPQCYKVRHLDSCGFESAFSETHCTIFLEVTSNENGVNDLKWTPYNWPNTDFYYIILRKSSTGFDTLRVVSASVNQYRDSLLCNENYCYAILSVNNSFKRLSRSNEACQTPVYMGNQSLTNVKNVTVVDDSYIRIELQSDKPNETHKLSKTNELGGINQINIQNNSYDDYQVDVQNHSYTYSAINIDHCLSEGKAGLVGKSILFSLEKIEDQLYFNWTHYKQWPTAVLEYQIQRKVAENFVPFKVVSAADTFVNIPISSDLNASNCFRIVAIGDSSESHSNTQCLKAKPIVFIPNAFAPNGDLINDGFKPVALFIKSPQEYENGIYEFTIFNRWGELIFSSSDPEEYWDGSINGQPGAMGTYFYQFKVRGLDDSIQSFFGTITLVR, from the coding sequence ATGATAGACAAAGGATACATTGGCAAGGTCAAAGCAGGCTTTTTGTGTTTTTTGTTTTCTACTATTTTTTCGATTTCGGCCAAATCGCAATGTTCTTCTATTTATGTTACGGTTGATACAAATCAGGCGTGTGTTCCCGGAATTTTTGAATTCGTAGTTCACGGCTATCCTGCCGGAGCATCTTTTGAGTGGGACTTTGGCAATGGGTCTGTTATTCAGAAAGATACCTACAATCTAATACAAAATACCGCGGCAAATATTAGTCTTACGCTGACCGTTCACCTCAAATCAGGAGCCAAATGTGTAAAGACCTATGCCAATATAGCAAAGGTTCACGCCAAACCCGACCCTCAAATTCAGCTCTCCAAATCGGTGCTATGTAGCACCAACGATTCTATTACCTTAACAGATAAAACCCCTTTGTCGGTCTATCGAATTTGGACGATTGAGGGTAGCAATCATGGCACGTCAAAATCCAAATTTTCGACCCAGTTTACTTCTGTTGGTAAAAAAGATTTGTATTTGATGGTCGAAGACTCTTTCGGATGCCGGGCGGTCAAAAGTTTTTTTGAGGTGGTGGAGGTAATGCCCGATCCAAATCTCGATTTATCAGGCCTGAACCTCAAAGCGTGCATAAACACTCCGGTTAGTTTTTCGCAAAACTCCAGCATTAACAACACCGATATAAAATCCATACTTTGGAGTTTTGCGGGTGGATTGCCAGCTACTTCTACAAGTTTCTCGCCCAAGAATATTATGTATCAAAAGGGTGGAAAGTACAATGTAAATTTAGAAATAGAAACCAAAAAAGGTTGCAAATATTCCTTTCAAAAAACTCAATTTGTTGAAGCCATTGATACGCTTATCTTGGATGTTTCACTAACCGACTCAAAGGTTTGCCTGCCATTGGATTTAGCCATAACTATAAAAAATGGTAGTTTAGATAGTGAAATAACTTGGGACGTAAGTGGCTATGAAATATGTCTCGACTCATCCTTGCACAGAACTCGCATTTACCATTACGAGAAGGCCGGAAAATATCCGGTAAATATTACCTACAAGGATAAATATTGCGTGTCGCATTACACCCATATTATTGATGCACATAGGGTAGATGCTAAGTTATATTCAAACCAACATGTTGACTGCAAAGTGCCGTTTGAGGTAAAATTGATTAATCAAAGCACATCAAGCGACCCGGGAAAAATAAGTTATCTATGGACTATCCGAGATTCTGCGGGCAAATTTGTGACAGCGGCCAATACAACCGATTTTTCTTTTCTAATTAAGGATTGGGGAACATATTCCGTTGAGTTGGAAGCTTCTCAAGTAAATGGCTGTAAAGATGTTCAGTTTCAAAAAGAATTTATTCGAGCCCTGCCAATGGAAATTAATTTTTTTGCTTTACCCATGCATGTTTGTCTAAATCAGGAAACCGAAATGGTCAATCAGACCCTAAAATCCAGTTATAGATCGGATGATTATTTTTTGTGGTATTTATACAAAAATGGCGATACCAGCATAATGGATTCCTCAAGATTGTTTACCCCAAGCTTTATTGCTTCGTATGACGGCAAATATGATGTATTGGTAAAAGGGTGGAATAGTGTGGGCTGCACCGATGAGCTTTTTGTTCCTGAAGCATTTGAGGTTATACACCCAACGGCAGATTTTAGAGTTTCGGAAGATACCGTTTGTACCAATAATTTTTTTGAACTCAAATCATTTGTGAATCCGGGTAATGCCATTTATACCCATGGATGGACGGCCTATAATCAAACCGAAGATACATTTACATTTGGAGACTATGCCTATCTATCATCCACCTGGATTGACAAACCCGGGGTTTATGATATTCGATATGATATATCTATAAAGGAGCTTTGCAGAGATACGGCCATAAAAAGTGCAGTACTAATTGTTAGTGATATAAAAGCAGAAATTGATTTGCCCGACACACAAACATGTCGCGGAGTGCCTTTTGTTCCGGTGGCAAAAACCATAAATTATGTTTATGGAAATGCTTCTAAAGCCGAATATTATTCTTGGAAAATCACCCCTGACTCAGGTTTTGTGATAGATGATAAATCGAAAAAAGCACCCACCATTAAATTTAACAGAAATGGAGAATATGTATTGAGGCTAATTGCCAGAAATGACCACGACTGTGATGACACGGCTTGGTCCGACACCATACATGTTGGGTTGCATCCCCAGTTTAAATTTCATGATTCCATTGTATGTGCCAAAACACCTTTTAGGTTTATCAATAACACGGATAAATTCGCTAATAAATGGTTTTATAATTTATCGCCTAACAACAGCCATTTTTTGAGTAGTTTGTATAAAGATTCAGGAACACTGGTAATAAATAAAAATGGAGAATATACGTTACTATTAATTGCCAGTCGAGACTCGCTTTGCTTTGATACCTCCACAATAAGCCTGCAGGTGGTTTCTCCGGTGGCCGATTTTTATGCATTGGATTCAAACCTGTATTGTGCTCCGGTTTATGAGCGTTTTCGTTCCACTTCATTGTATGCCGACACGCTGTTTTGGGATTTTGGCGATGGAAAAAGATTAAAAACCGACAATCCAAAAGTTACCACGGTTTACACCGAAAATTCCGGCGATTTATTTCCATACACGGTAAGTTTAATTGCTAAAAACAAAACAGGCTGTGCCGACACCATGATTAAAAAAAATATGATAACGGTAAAAGGCCCTGTTGTAGATTTTACCGTAGAAAACATTCGCGGTTGTGAACCTCTGGTTGTTGGCCTAAAAGGCAGAACAGAAAATGTATCCAAAATGTATATCGACTATGGCGATGGCAGCGATTTTGGATTTAATTTTAATGAAAAACATACCTACAAAAATCATTGGAGAATAATAGAAAATCAGTACAAACCCATCATTTTGGTGGTTGATAAAAACGGGTGTCAAAATGCCGTAAAAAGCGACTCTACTATTTGGGTAAAACCAACGCCAACCGCATATATTGGGGTGGATGATTCGGTAGCCTGCGGTCAATTAAAAATGGAGTATATTTATTTGGGTAGAGAGGCCAGCTCTTGGTTTTGGGATTTTGATGGCAATGGCACACCAGACAGCACCACAGCTTACGGAAAATATTTGTATCAAACACCCGGCAAATACAATCTTACCTTGATAAATAAAAACAAATTTGGCTGCTCAGACACTGCCACCAAGCTCATCCATGTAGTGAAAGCACCTGCTATTCAAATTGGGGTCGATTCGTTTGGTTGTTTAACAAAACTTTTGGATGTTGCAGATTTAAGTGTTGTGGATACTGGTGTTGCAAGCAGACTATGGACTATAGATTATTTTGGAAAAATATCCACTCGTCCCGACTCATCTTTCAGCATTCAAGCCGACTATTTGGGTGATATTTTGTTAAAACTTGAAATTGCAGACCGTGCTGGATGTTACTCATCCGATTCGTTGACAATAAAGGTTGTGGATGCAAAAAATCAACAGCCCGCCGAGATTGAAGTTGTCACTGTGGAGTTGGATGGCTCTGCGTCAATTAAGGTTGCACCGGCGGTGGCTTCATACGAGAAAAGTGAATTACACAAGCAAAATGCTTTAGGCGGTTTTGATTTGCTAACTACTTCGGATGTTGTGCTAAAATTTGAAAAAGATTTGTTCGCTCAAACATCCCTATCACCCCAATGCTACAAGGTTCGACATTTAGATAGTTGTGGTTTTGAAAGTGCATTTTCTGAAACACACTGCACCATTTTTTTAGAAGTTACATCCAACGAAAATGGTGTTAACGATTTAAAATGGACTCCATACAATTGGCCAAATACCGATTTTTATTACATCATACTCCGAAAGAGCAGCACGGGTTTTGACACTTTGAGAGTAGTATCTGCAAGTGTAAACCAATATCGTGATAGCCTTTTGTGCAACGAAAACTATTGTTATGCTATCCTCTCAGTCAATAATAGTTTTAAAAGGCTCAGCAGAAGCAATGAAGCATGCCAAACCCCAGTCTATATGGGCAATCAAAGCCTTACCAACGTTAAAAATGTGACGGTGGTTGACGACAGTTACATTCGCATAGAATTGCAATCTGACAAACCAAACGAGACCCACAAATTGTCTAAAACGAATGAATTGGGAGGAATTAATCAGATAAACATTCAAAACAATTCGTATGATGATTATCAGGTGGATGTGCAAAACCATAGTTATACCTACTCGGCTATAAATATTGACCATTGTTTGAGTGAAGGGAAAGCGGGTTTGGTTGGAAAATCGATTTTGTTTTCGTTAGAGAAAATTGAGGATCAACTTTATTTTAATTGGACGCACTACAAACAATGGCCAACTGCCGTTTTGGAATACCAAATTCAACGGAAAGTGGCCGAAAATTTTGTACCTTTTAAGGTGGTTTCTGCGGCTGATACATTTGTCAATATTCCAATCTCTTCTGATTTGAATGCGTCAAATTGTTTCCGAATCGTGGCCATAGGCGATAGTTCGGAAAGTCATTCAAACACGCAATGTTTAAAAGCAAAACCCATTGTGTTTATACCGAATGCATTTGCCCCCAATGGAGATTTAATAAACGATGGTTTTAAACCGGTGGCTCTATTTATCAAATCGCCACAAGAATATGAAAACGGCATATATGAGTTTACCATTTTCAACCGATGGGGAGAATTGATTTTTAGTTCTTCAGACCCCGAAGAGTATTGGGATGGTTCTATAAATGGTCAACCCGGTGCTATGGGAACCTATTTTTACCAATTCAAAGTGCGAGGTTTAGACGATTCTATTCAGTCGTTTTTTGGCACCATTACCTTAGTTCGATAG
- a CDS encoding amidohydrolase translates to MEGIRKIDSHAHIMPPNWDRLDKKYGYGGFIYLEDEPSTGAKKMMRDDGVFFRRVEKNCYDVNAILPEMDEYNVEKMVLCTIPVLFNYWAKPEHTKEWSRFINDHLISVQNDSSRRFISLGTVPMQHVEYAIQEMEWCKKNGMPGIEIGSHILDKNLDHESFYPLWEAAQDLGVSIFVHPWEMMGEKEMQKYWLPWLVGMPAETSRAICGMLFGGIFDKFPKLKVMFAHGGGSFAHTLGRISHGWHCRPDLVNLNDVKDPYSYVGKFWVDGITHDQDALRYLIKVIGEDKIAYGTDYPFPLGDLEHGRFIEEMSDLSMQTKQKLFSKNLFDFLSMEY, encoded by the coding sequence ATGGAAGGAATTAGAAAAATTGATAGTCACGCACACATCATGCCACCAAACTGGGATAGGTTGGATAAAAAATACGGGTATGGTGGTTTTATTTATTTGGAAGACGAACCTTCCACGGGGGCAAAAAAAATGATGCGTGATGACGGGGTTTTTTTTCGAAGAGTTGAAAAAAATTGTTACGACGTAAATGCCATTCTGCCCGAAATGGATGAATACAATGTTGAGAAAATGGTGCTTTGCACCATTCCGGTTTTATTCAATTATTGGGCAAAACCTGAGCATACCAAAGAGTGGAGTCGGTTTATCAACGATCACCTCATTTCGGTGCAAAACGACAGTAGCCGTAGGTTCATAAGTTTGGGAACGGTGCCAATGCAGCATGTGGAATATGCAATACAGGAAATGGAGTGGTGCAAAAAAAATGGTATGCCGGGCATCGAAATTGGGTCACACATTTTAGATAAAAACCTCGACCACGAAAGCTTTTACCCATTGTGGGAAGCCGCACAAGATTTGGGTGTAAGCATTTTTGTGCACCCATGGGAAATGATGGGCGAAAAAGAAATGCAGAAATACTGGTTGCCTTGGTTGGTGGGCATGCCCGCCGAAACAAGTCGGGCAATATGCGGCATGCTATTTGGTGGTATTTTCGACAAATTTCCAAAGCTAAAAGTAATGTTTGCCCACGGTGGAGGCTCGTTTGCACATACGCTTGGAAGAATTTCGCACGGGTGGCATTGTCGGCCTGATTTGGTCAACTTAAATGATGTGAAAGACCCCTACAGTTATGTCGGAAAATTTTGGGTAGATGGTATTACCCACGACCAAGATGCTTTGCGATATTTGATAAAAGTAATTGGAGAAGATAAAATTGCTTATGGCACAGATTACCCTTTTCCGTTGGGCGATTTGGAGCATGGGCGGTTTATTGAAGAAATGAGTGATTTGAGTATGCAAACAAAGCAAAAATTGTTCTCCAAAAACTTGTTCGATTTTTTGTCGATGGAATATTAA
- a CDS encoding T9SS type A sorting domain-containing protein, whose protein sequence is MKHFTLTICLAFLSSFFVFATDGALGSRVDVQWLSAANYKVVVSVYRLCDGNPIQRQNLVLRTQSNSLIQNVSVNLIRMTNISNQCASNTGVCDPSNTVSNRGIEEHIYSTTIDFSQSPFDKFYKANEPVRFEYEIGDRLPYYLGNIHNYAIVDFRYGNNSTPALGETPQFFACLNQPIYYSAQALSETDGDSISYRFGKPYNHFGDTTKIGFYTIDPYYPGSLKPPYANPNASPPIGISLDPVTGFFAVTPIGFMDTFSVFVFELVSWRKDSIGIYRESAITRIDHSFIVKTCPENNPPAFTVSKKDEWCVGELGAIQIIVNDPVKKPPPPQVAPDPDTVFSTFFGLPSGAYVVNRPDTFPNRDTLMLYWTPSLADSGKTYNVKLQVRDNACPFTAMSSRTIPLKVAGRSYVTGHSTKALGCNEYEIKFDFNPPKGYSNSISRKIFWGNYQLNDLACFFKNGTNLSNNLTDTLTILNSGTYVVQTTIATECRITYFDTIVVSQPVPKLFAKNNVTLCNGIDNIVKQDLYPDSLFSSYQWSGGGIDSFYMASFPKDSANPIIRLFAQRKDGGCQHFDFKRIVGWDVLPKLQFNLKDTTFCGHFDTTLTVSIVKGALMPGSNFRVQFPDSSFSASLSNRITKAGKYLAMATAGVCKVEDTATVTFQEFMLLVQPFASDSQIVDSSITLNAKNPGSRFLWNTGDTTQTIKADSGLYWVKIENECGLLVDSIYLKPKEKEDGILNLEMLGINIYPNPNNGTFNIHCDCNIRNIELYDLLGRNIEFDQKKGTNSELEITIKSKIIGAVYIKITTDDGSYSMPLIIQ, encoded by the coding sequence ATGAAACATTTTACTTTAACTATCTGTTTGGCTTTTTTATCTTCCTTTTTTGTTTTTGCTACTGATGGTGCACTTGGCAGTAGAGTGGATGTACAATGGTTGAGTGCGGCCAACTATAAAGTGGTGGTATCGGTTTATCGTTTATGCGATGGCAATCCTATACAAAGGCAAAATTTAGTTCTTCGAACTCAGAGTAATTCATTGATACAAAATGTTAGTGTTAATTTGATTAGAATGACCAACATTTCCAATCAATGTGCTTCCAATACTGGAGTTTGTGATCCATCAAACACCGTAAGTAATAGGGGTATCGAGGAACATATTTATTCTACCACCATTGATTTTAGCCAAAGTCCTTTTGACAAATTTTACAAAGCCAATGAACCTGTTCGGTTTGAATATGAAATTGGTGATAGACTCCCGTATTATCTCGGTAATATTCATAATTATGCCATAGTAGATTTTCGATATGGGAATAATTCAACCCCCGCATTAGGTGAAACTCCTCAGTTTTTTGCTTGTTTAAATCAGCCGATATATTATTCTGCCCAAGCACTTTCCGAAACCGACGGAGACTCTATTTCCTATCGGTTTGGCAAGCCGTATAATCATTTTGGAGATACTACGAAAATTGGCTTCTACACAATAGACCCATATTACCCGGGAAGCCTTAAACCTCCTTATGCCAACCCCAACGCTTCTCCACCAATTGGAATCAGTTTAGACCCAGTTACCGGTTTTTTTGCCGTAACACCAATTGGTTTTATGGACACTTTTTCCGTTTTTGTTTTTGAACTTGTTTCTTGGCGAAAAGACTCCATAGGCATTTATAGAGAGTCTGCCATAACCCGAATAGATCATTCTTTTATTGTAAAAACATGCCCCGAAAATAATCCACCTGCATTTACTGTTTCAAAAAAAGATGAGTGGTGTGTAGGCGAGTTGGGAGCCATTCAAATCATTGTCAATGACCCAGTAAAGAAACCACCACCACCTCAGGTAGCTCCCGATCCAGACACCGTTTTTAGTACCTTTTTTGGATTACCTTCTGGTGCTTATGTTGTGAACCGTCCCGACACTTTTCCGAATAGAGATACGCTCATGCTTTATTGGACACCGTCATTGGCAGATAGTGGAAAAACGTATAATGTAAAACTACAAGTGCGGGATAATGCCTGCCCTTTTACCGCTATGTCTTCTCGCACCATTCCCTTGAAGGTTGCCGGAAGAAGCTACGTGACAGGTCATTCAACCAAAGCATTGGGCTGCAATGAATACGAAATAAAATTTGATTTTAATCCCCCAAAAGGATACTCGAACAGCATAAGTAGAAAAATATTTTGGGGTAATTACCAGCTAAATGATTTGGCGTGTTTTTTTAAAAATGGTACAAATCTCAGCAACAATTTAACTGATACATTGACTATTTTGAATAGTGGAACGTATGTAGTGCAAACCACGATTGCTACTGAGTGTCGTATTACCTATTTTGACACGATTGTTGTGTCGCAGCCAGTTCCTAAATTGTTTGCCAAGAATAACGTGACACTTTGTAACGGCATTGATAATATTGTGAAGCAGGATTTGTATCCCGACTCTCTTTTTTCTTCCTATCAATGGTCAGGTGGAGGTATAGACAGTTTCTATATGGCATCCTTTCCAAAAGATTCAGCAAATCCCATTATTCGACTTTTTGCACAACGGAAAGATGGTGGCTGTCAGCATTTTGATTTTAAAAGAATTGTGGGCTGGGATGTATTGCCCAAACTTCAATTCAATTTAAAAGACACTACATTTTGCGGACATTTTGATACCACTTTAACGGTTTCCATTGTTAAGGGTGCTCTAATGCCGGGTTCCAATTTTCGGGTTCAATTTCCCGATAGTTCATTTTCCGCAAGTTTGAGCAATAGGATAACAAAGGCAGGAAAATATTTGGCCATGGCTACCGCCGGAGTTTGCAAGGTAGAAGATACGGCAACGGTAACTTTTCAAGAATTCATGCTTCTGGTTCAACCATTTGCTTCAGACAGCCAAATTGTTGACTCAAGCATAACACTCAATGCTAAAAACCCAGGTAGTAGATTTTTATGGAATACCGGAGATACCACGCAAACCATTAAGGCCGATAGTGGCCTGTATTGGGTAAAAATTGAAAACGAATGTGGCTTATTGGTGGATAGCATCTATCTTAAACCCAAAGAAAAGGAGGATGGTATTCTAAACTTAGAAATGTTAGGTATAAACATATATCCAAACCCTAACAACGGAACATTTAACATACATTGCGATTGTAACATTAGAAATATAGAATTGTACGACTTATTGGGAAGAAACATTGAGTTCGACCAGAAGAAAGGTACCAATTCCGAGTTGGAGATAACTATCAAAAGTAAAATAATCGGTGCTGTTTATATAAAGATTACAACAGACGATGGCTCCTATAGCATGCCCCTCATTATTCAATAA
- a CDS encoding 3-hydroxyanthranilate 3,4-dioxygenase, which translates to MVRKPFNLQAWIDEHRDELKPPVGNRNLYKEAGDYIVMIVAGPNARKDYHYNETEELFYQLEGDINVRIQDDGKAVDIPIKAGEMFLLPANTPHSPMRSENSIGLVVELKRPNTTDGLLWFCDKCNNKLHETYFTLEDIEKDFLPRFKEYYGSEELRTCKKCGHVMETDPRFV; encoded by the coding sequence ATGGTACGAAAACCGTTTAATTTACAGGCTTGGATTGATGAGCATAGAGACGAATTGAAACCACCTGTGGGCAATAGAAATTTGTATAAAGAGGCTGGTGATTATATTGTGATGATAGTGGCAGGGCCAAATGCCCGTAAAGATTATCACTACAACGAAACCGAGGAGCTTTTTTATCAATTGGAAGGCGACATAAATGTGCGAATTCAAGATGACGGAAAGGCTGTTGACATTCCAATTAAAGCCGGAGAAATGTTCTTATTGCCGGCCAATACTCCGCATTCACCCATGCGAAGCGAAAATTCTATTGGATTGGTGGTGGAGTTGAAACGCCCGAATACTACTGATGGCCTTTTGTGGTTTTGCGACAAATGCAATAACAAATTGCACGAAACCTATTTTACATTGGAGGATATCGAAAAGGATTTTTTACCTCGGTTTAAAGAATATTACGGCTCAGAAGAGCTTAGAACTTGCAAAAAATGTGGCCATGTAATGGAAACCGACCCACGGTTTGTGTAA
- a CDS encoding twin-arginine translocase TatA/TatE family subunit, translated as MNIISILLGIIGMNEWWIILLAIVIMFGGRKIPELMKGLGKGIREFNNAKNDVKQHIEDGMRDNGKEE; from the coding sequence ATGAATATCATATCAATTTTATTAGGGATTATTGGCATGAACGAATGGTGGATTATTCTTTTAGCCATCGTCATCATGTTTGGGGGTCGAAAAATTCCTGAACTTATGAAAGGTTTGGGAAAAGGAATTCGCGAATTTAACAATGCCAAAAACGATGTAAAACAGCACATCGAAGATGGTATGCGAGACAACGGAAAAGAAGAATAA